A single region of the Ziziphus jujuba cultivar Dongzao chromosome 10, ASM3175591v1 genome encodes:
- the LOC107411385 gene encoding kiwellin-like, which yields MILTSEPTSLRRWRKHPFSSFPRGGRTCQASDTLNCKGKSYPTYTCSPPITSSTKAKLTNNDFNKGGDGGGPLECYNRYYENSERLVALSTGWYNGGSRCGKFIKINANNGRTTTMKVVDECDSRNGCDEEHAGQPPCKNNIVDGSDAVWSALGLNKDIGIVDVTWSMA from the coding sequence ATGATCCTGACGTCGGAACCCACATCTCTACGGCGGTGGAGGAAGCACCCCTTCTCCTCCTTCCCGCGTGGAGGCAGAACTTGTCAGGCCTCCGACACTCTCAATTGCAAGGGAAAGTCTTACCCCACCTACACGTGCTCTCCTCCTATCACATCCTCCACAAAAGCCAAGTTAACAAACAACGACTTCAACAAAGGCGGCGATGGTGGTGGGCCATTGGAATGCTACAATAGGTACTATGAAAACTCTGAAAGGCTGGTTGCACTTTCCACCGGATGGTATAATGGAGGATCGCGGTGCGGGAAGTTCATAAAGATAAATGCCAATAATGGGAGGACTACGACGATGAAGGTTGTGGATGAGTGCGATTCAAGAAATGGGTGCGATGAAGAGCATGCAGGTCAGCCACCATGCAAGAACAATATCGTTGATGGTTCGGATGCTGTGTGGAGTGCTTTGGGATTGAATAAAGATATCGGAATTGTGGACGTTACTTGGTCCATGGCctaa